The region GTGGTGCGGGGCCGCATAGGTCACCGTGGTGTGCACGATGTCGCCGGGGCGGATCTGCCCGGCGAACGAGCCGGCGTCGAAGTGCACCAGTCGGCCGTCCCTGGCCCGGCCGGAGAGCCGCCCGGTCCGCTCGTCCTTGCGCCCCTCGCCGACCGCGACCAGGACCTCGACGGTCTCGCCGACCAGCTTCTTGTTCTCCGCCCAGGTGATCTCCTCGACCGCCGCGATCAGCCGCTCGTAGCGCTCCTGGACGATTTCCTTGGGCAGTTGGCCGTCCATGGTCGCGGCGGGGGTGCCGGGGCGCTTGGAGTACTGGAAGGTGAACGCGGAGGAGAACCGGGCCTGGCGTACCACGTCCAGGGTGCGCTGGAAGTCGGCCTCGGTCTCGCCGGGGAAGCCCACGATGATGTCGGTGGTGATCGCCGCGTCGGGCATCGCGGCGCGGACCTTCTCGATGATCCCCAGATACCGTTCGGCCCGGTACGACCGGCGCATCGCCCGCAGTACGTCGTCGGAACCGGACTGCAACGGCATGTGCAGCGAATGGCAGACGTTGGGTGTCTCGGCCATCGCCGCGATCACGTCGTCGGTGAAGTCCTTCGGGTGCGGGCTGGTGAACCGGACCCGTTCCAGCCCTTCGATGTCGCCGCAGGCACGCAGCAGCTTGCCGAAGGCGAGCCGGTCGCCGAACTCGACGCCGTAGGAGTTGACGTTCTGGCCGAGCAGGGTCACCTCCGAGACGCCCTCGGCGACCAGTGCCCGCACCTCGGCGAGGATGTCGCCGGGGCGGCGGTCCTTCTCCCTGCCCCGCAACGAGGGCACGATGCAGAAGGTGCAGGTGTTGTTACAGCCGACGGAGATCGACACCCAGCCGGCGTAGGTGGACTCGCGTCGGGCCGGCAGGGTGGACGGGAAGACGTCGAGGGATTCGAGGATCTCCACCTCGGCGGCGGCGTTGTGCCGGGCCCGGTCCAGCAGGATCGGCAGCGACCCGATGTTGTGGGTGCCGAAGACCACGTCGACCCAGGGTGCCTTCCGGACGATCTCCCCTCGGTCCTTCTGCGCCAGGCATCCCCCGACCGCGATCTGCATCCGGGGGTTCTTGTCCTTGACCGGGCGCAGGTGGCCGAGGTTGCCGTAGAGCCGGTTGTCGGCGTTCTCCCGTACCGCGCAGGTGTTGAATATCATCACGTCGGGCTCGGCCGACTCGGCGGCCCGGACATAACCG is a window of Micromonospora polyrhachis DNA encoding:
- the miaB gene encoding tRNA (N6-isopentenyl adenosine(37)-C2)-methylthiotransferase MiaB is translated as MTTATPDSPRTYQVRTYGCQMNVHDSERISGLLEEAGYVRAAESAEPDVMIFNTCAVRENADNRLYGNLGHLRPVKDKNPRMQIAVGGCLAQKDRGEIVRKAPWVDVVFGTHNIGSLPILLDRARHNAAAEVEILESLDVFPSTLPARRESTYAGWVSISVGCNNTCTFCIVPSLRGREKDRRPGDILAEVRALVAEGVSEVTLLGQNVNSYGVEFGDRLAFGKLLRACGDIEGLERVRFTSPHPKDFTDDVIAAMAETPNVCHSLHMPLQSGSDDVLRAMRRSYRAERYLGIIEKVRAAMPDAAITTDIIVGFPGETEADFQRTLDVVRQARFSSAFTFQYSKRPGTPAATMDGQLPKEIVQERYERLIAAVEEITWAENKKLVGETVEVLVAVGEGRKDERTGRLSGRARDGRLVHFDAGSFAGQIRPGDIVHTTVTYAAPHHLNADGEPLSHRRTRAGDAAEAGRTPRTPGVLLGLPTIGAPAVSLAPAPACSVDS